A region of Flavobacterium album DNA encodes the following proteins:
- a CDS encoding KUP/HAK/KT family potassium transporter — translation MQITKSTANKVTAASLLVALGIIYGDIGTSPLYALRAVMGERPIEQTLVYGGVSCIFWTLVFQTTIKYIWLTLKADNHGEGGIFSLYALVRRYGKKLVIPAILGATTLLADGIITPPISVASAIEGLGMVKGLETVFTPGGMITVIIVIAILSILFFFQRYGTQVIGKFFGPIMALWFTMLLVLGVSQVVQHPGVLAAFNPYYAYNLLANYPQGFWLLGAVFLCTTGAEALYSDLGHCGIKNIRITWVYVKVCLMASYMGQAAWLMSQGEATLHGRNPFFEIVPEWFLLPSILIAASAAIIASQALISGSFTLISEAMNLNFWPRVATKQPTETKGQVYIPSVNTILWTGCVLMVVYFEKSEHMEAAYGFSITITMMMTTLLLSYFLYYRLKWKRPYVIGLLMLFGSIEVAFFVANIVKIKERWMFLFFELFIFMVMYTWYYARRVKNRLTNFTDIGKYSDRIVELSADKDIPMYATHLIYLTKANTRHQVEEKIIRSIFAKKPKRAEVYWFLHLNRTEDPYTLNYEVSELVDDKLIKVTINIGFRLQPKTELYFKQIVQDLVNNKELNLHKRPDGSTKYNPEPDFQFVIIEKFLSQENEFALREGLLLNGYFWLKRMGQKDERAFGIDRHDITIEKAPLIYQPASPFTLTRKND, via the coding sequence ATGCAAATTACAAAAAGCACTGCCAACAAAGTTACCGCCGCCTCACTGCTGGTGGCTCTTGGCATTATTTATGGCGACATTGGCACCAGCCCGCTGTATGCCCTCAGGGCTGTAATGGGCGAAAGGCCGATTGAGCAAACCCTGGTTTACGGCGGGGTGTCGTGTATCTTCTGGACGCTCGTTTTCCAGACCACCATCAAATATATCTGGCTTACGCTAAAAGCAGATAACCACGGCGAAGGCGGTATTTTCTCGCTATATGCGCTGGTGCGCCGCTATGGCAAAAAGCTTGTTATACCTGCTATATTGGGCGCCACAACCCTGTTGGCCGACGGTATCATCACACCACCCATATCGGTAGCCTCTGCCATAGAAGGATTGGGAATGGTAAAAGGCCTTGAGACCGTGTTTACGCCGGGCGGGATGATTACTGTCATTATCGTGATCGCCATATTATCAATACTGTTTTTCTTCCAGCGCTACGGCACACAGGTTATCGGGAAGTTCTTTGGGCCCATAATGGCATTGTGGTTTACCATGCTGTTGGTATTGGGCGTAAGCCAGGTCGTGCAGCATCCCGGTGTACTCGCAGCTTTCAACCCCTATTATGCTTATAACCTGTTGGCTAATTATCCGCAGGGGTTCTGGCTGTTGGGTGCGGTATTCCTTTGTACAACCGGCGCCGAAGCGTTATACAGCGACCTGGGGCATTGCGGCATCAAAAACATCCGCATTACATGGGTTTACGTAAAAGTGTGCCTCATGGCGAGCTACATGGGCCAGGCGGCATGGCTGATGAGCCAGGGCGAAGCTACACTGCACGGACGCAACCCGTTCTTTGAGATCGTGCCGGAATGGTTCCTCCTCCCCTCGATACTTATTGCGGCATCGGCTGCCATCATTGCGTCCCAAGCCCTGATAAGCGGGTCGTTTACCCTGATAAGCGAAGCCATGAACCTGAACTTCTGGCCACGCGTTGCAACCAAACAGCCCACCGAAACCAAAGGCCAGGTGTACATTCCCAGCGTCAACACCATACTCTGGACAGGCTGTGTGCTGATGGTGGTTTATTTCGAAAAATCGGAACACATGGAAGCAGCATATGGATTTTCAATTACTATTACCATGATGATGACCACATTGCTGCTAAGTTACTTTTTATATTACCGGCTCAAATGGAAAAGGCCTTACGTTATTGGGCTGCTTATGCTTTTCGGTTCTATTGAGGTTGCCTTTTTCGTAGCCAATATCGTCAAGATCAAAGAGCGCTGGATGTTCCTTTTCTTCGAGCTGTTCATTTTCATGGTGATGTACACTTGGTACTATGCCCGCAGGGTGAAAAACCGCCTGACAAATTTTACAGACATCGGGAAATACTCCGACAGGATAGTTGAGCTGAGCGCTGATAAAGATATCCCAATGTATGCCACGCACCTCATTTACCTTACCAAAGCCAACACCCGCCACCAGGTGGAGGAAAAAATCATCCGGTCGATATTCGCTAAAAAGCCCAAACGCGCCGAAGTATACTGGTTCCTGCACCTGAACCGCACCGAAGACCCTTATACACTAAATTATGAAGTGTCTGAACTGGTAGATGACAAACTCATAAAAGTAACCATCAATATCGGGTTCAGGTTGCAGCCGAAGACAGAGCTCTACTTTAAGCAGATCGTACAGGACCTTGTGAATAATAAAGAGCTGAACCTCCACAAGCGCCCGGATGGCTCAACCAAATACAATCCTGAACCGGACTTCCAGTTTGTGATCATAGAAAAATTCCTTTCGCAGGAAAACGAATTCGCATTGCGCGAAGGCCTGCTGCTTAACGGTTATTTCTGGCTTAAGCGGATGGGGCAGAAAGATGAAAGGGCATTCGGCATCGACCGCCACGACATTACCATCGAGAAGGCACCGCTGATTTACCAACCCGCAAGCCCCTTTACACTTACACGAAAAAACGACTAA
- a CDS encoding response regulator produces MNKAEILIIDDEPQIRKLLEITLESNDYKVIQAATGKEGIVMAATHTPALIILDLGLPDKSGHEVLKELRSWYSRPVIIVSVQNSEQDIVKALDNGATDYLTKPFRSGELLARMRSALRRNPNEDAEPLLAFGTLEIDLPARTVKKNGATVKLTATEYNLLSLLAINEGRALTHQFILKEIWGVGYQAETQYLRVFVAQLRKKLEDDPNNPKHIITESGIGYRFV; encoded by the coding sequence ATGAATAAAGCCGAAATACTGATTATAGACGATGAGCCGCAGATACGCAAACTGCTCGAGATCACCCTTGAGAGTAACGATTACAAAGTAATACAGGCGGCCACCGGTAAGGAAGGTATTGTTATGGCAGCCACCCATACCCCCGCGCTCATTATCCTTGACCTTGGCCTGCCCGATAAGAGCGGACATGAAGTGCTTAAAGAGCTACGCAGCTGGTACAGCCGCCCTGTCATTATAGTATCTGTGCAAAATAGCGAGCAGGATATTGTAAAAGCGCTTGACAACGGCGCTACCGATTACCTCACCAAGCCTTTCCGGAGCGGGGAGCTGCTGGCCAGGATGCGGTCGGCGCTCCGGCGCAACCCTAATGAAGATGCTGAACCCCTATTAGCATTTGGAACATTGGAAATTGACCTTCCGGCCCGTACTGTAAAAAAGAATGGCGCTACTGTAAAGCTCACGGCAACCGAATATAACCTTCTTTCATTGCTTGCCATCAACGAAGGGCGTGCGCTTACCCATCAGTTTATCTTAAAAGAAATATGGGGTGTAGGCTACCAGGCCGAAACGCAATACCTCCGTGTATTTGTAGCCCAGCTCCGCAAAAAGCTGGAAGACGACCCAAACAATCCAAAACATATCATTACGGAGAGCGGGATAGGCTACAGGTTTGTTTAG